A single window of Mycolicibacterium madagascariense DNA harbors:
- a CDS encoding NAD(P)/FAD-dependent oxidoreductase translates to MSHPGATASDRHRVVIIGSGFGGLNSAKNLKRTDVDVKLIARTTHHLFQPLLYQVATGIISEGEIAPPTRLILRKQENAQVLLGDVTHVDLAGKTVTSKLLGHDYKTPYDSLIIAAGAGQSYFGNDHFAEFAPGMKTIDDALELRGRILGAFEQAERSSDPVRRSKLLTFVVVGAGPTGVEMAGQIQELADQTLKGSFRQIDPTEAHVILLDAAPAVLPPMGKKLGLKAQARLEKMGVEVQLNAMVTDVDRNGITVKDQDGTVRRIEAACKVWSAGVSASPLGRDLAEQSDVEIDRAGRVKVNPDLSIPGHPDVFVIGDMAYVEGVPGMAQGAIQGARYVTKIIQNEVAARAHGNVPKPREPFKYFDKGSMATVSKYNAVAQVGKLEFGGFIAWLAWLGLHLIYLVGFKTKIATLMSWAVTFLGRDRGQLTITEQQAYARTRIEQLEDLAASVRETEKAAS, encoded by the coding sequence ATGAGCCATCCCGGAGCTACGGCATCGGATCGGCATAGGGTCGTCATCATCGGTTCTGGTTTCGGCGGACTGAACTCCGCCAAGAACCTCAAGAGGACCGACGTCGACGTCAAGCTGATCGCCCGCACGACGCACCACCTGTTCCAGCCACTGCTGTACCAGGTGGCCACCGGGATCATCTCCGAGGGCGAGATCGCCCCGCCCACCCGGCTGATCCTGCGCAAGCAGGAGAACGCGCAGGTGCTGCTCGGTGACGTCACCCACGTCGACCTCGCGGGCAAGACCGTCACCTCGAAGCTGCTCGGCCACGACTACAAGACCCCGTACGACAGCCTCATCATCGCCGCGGGCGCCGGGCAGTCGTACTTCGGCAACGACCACTTCGCCGAGTTCGCCCCGGGCATGAAGACCATCGACGACGCGCTGGAGCTGCGTGGTCGCATCCTCGGCGCCTTCGAGCAGGCGGAGCGGTCCAGCGACCCGGTGCGGCGCTCCAAGCTGCTGACCTTCGTGGTCGTCGGCGCCGGACCGACCGGTGTCGAGATGGCCGGCCAGATCCAGGAATTGGCCGATCAGACGCTCAAGGGCAGCTTTCGGCAGATCGACCCGACCGAGGCGCACGTGATCCTGCTCGACGCCGCTCCCGCCGTGCTGCCCCCGATGGGCAAGAAGCTGGGGCTCAAGGCGCAGGCGCGGCTGGAGAAGATGGGCGTCGAGGTCCAGCTGAACGCGATGGTCACCGACGTGGATCGCAACGGCATCACCGTCAAGGACCAGGACGGCACCGTCCGACGCATCGAGGCCGCCTGCAAGGTGTGGTCGGCCGGCGTGTCGGCGAGTCCGCTCGGACGGGACCTCGCCGAGCAGTCCGACGTCGAGATCGACCGGGCGGGACGGGTGAAGGTCAACCCGGATCTGTCGATCCCCGGCCACCCCGACGTCTTCGTCATCGGCGACATGGCCTACGTCGAGGGGGTGCCCGGCATGGCGCAGGGCGCCATCCAGGGCGCCAGGTACGTCACCAAGATCATTCAGAACGAGGTGGCCGCGCGGGCGCACGGCAACGTTCCCAAGCCGCGCGAGCCGTTCAAGTACTTCGACAAGGGCTCGATGGCCACGGTGTCCAAGTACAACGCGGTGGCCCAGGTCGGAAAGCTGGAGTTCGGCGGGTTCATCGCCTGGCTGGCCTGGCTGGGTCTGCACCTGATCTACCTCGTCGGCTTCAAGACGAAGATCGCGACGCTGATGTCGTGGGCGGTGACGTTCCTCGGTCGCGACCGCGGGCAGCTCACCATCACCGAACAGCAGGCGTACGCGCGCACCAGGATCGAGCAGCTGGAGGATCTCGCGGCCTCGGTGCGAGAGACCGAGAAGGCGGCCAGCTAG
- a CDS encoding urease accessory protein UreD yields the protein MLSDVLIVASPHRRPRIECAGGVAGRQTDADTVHLVSAAATPLGGDTIRVRVIVECGATLRIRSAAATMVLPGIATSESRSHWDLEVHGRLDLDPQPTIVAGAARHATSTRITVSDEGSLRLRERVQIGRSQERQGFWTGSLHADVAGKPLLRHRIELGAGSVTDDEVGAPLACVSELRYPHADFEAAGTRLALAAGGCLATWQGQRL from the coding sequence ATGCTTTCCGATGTCCTGATCGTCGCGTCGCCGCATCGCAGACCTCGCATCGAGTGCGCGGGCGGGGTCGCCGGCCGACAGACCGACGCCGACACCGTGCATCTCGTCTCGGCCGCGGCGACCCCGCTGGGTGGCGACACCATCCGGGTGCGCGTGATCGTCGAATGCGGCGCCACGCTGCGCATCCGCAGTGCGGCCGCGACCATGGTGCTGCCGGGGATCGCCACGTCGGAGTCGCGCTCGCACTGGGACCTTGAGGTCCACGGACGGCTCGACCTCGACCCGCAGCCCACCATCGTCGCGGGCGCGGCGCGGCATGCGACGTCGACCCGGATCACGGTGTCCGACGAGGGCAGCCTGCGTCTGCGCGAACGCGTGCAGATCGGCAGATCTCAAGAGCGCCAGGGCTTTTGGACCGGCTCACTGCACGCCGACGTGGCGGGCAAGCCGCTGCTGCGCCATCGCATCGAACTCGGCGCCGGTTCGGTCACCGACGACGAGGTCGGCGCACCCCTGGCCTGCGTGAGCGAACTGCGCTACCCGCACGCCGACTTCGAGGCGGCAGGCACCCGACTCGCACTGGCCGCCGGCGGGTGCCTGGCGACCTGGCAGGGCCAGCGGCTCTAG
- the ureG gene encoding urease accessory protein UreG, giving the protein MPPHLLDGEPHTHVDRPRRVRQPGEPLRIGIGGPVGSGKTALVAALCRQLRDELSLAVLTNDIYTTEDADFLRRNAVLSDERITAVQTGGCPHTAIRDDITANLDAIDDLIAGNPRLDLILVESGGDNLTATFSSGLIDVQIFVIDVAGGDKVPRKGGPGVTFSDLLVINKTDLAPMVGADLDVMRRDAAKVRGERPFVLISLTQDPAATLVLDWVHQQLAVAV; this is encoded by the coding sequence ATGCCACCACATCTGCTCGACGGCGAGCCGCACACCCACGTCGACCGACCGCGCCGCGTGCGCCAACCAGGGGAGCCGCTGCGCATCGGCATCGGCGGGCCGGTGGGCTCCGGCAAGACCGCGTTGGTGGCCGCGCTGTGCCGTCAGTTGCGCGACGAACTGTCGCTGGCGGTCCTCACCAACGACATCTACACCACCGAGGACGCCGACTTCCTGCGCCGCAACGCGGTGCTGTCCGACGAGCGCATCACCGCGGTGCAGACCGGTGGCTGCCCGCACACCGCGATTCGCGACGACATCACCGCCAACCTCGACGCCATCGACGACCTCATCGCGGGCAACCCGCGGCTGGATCTGATCCTGGTCGAGTCCGGCGGGGACAACCTCACCGCCACGTTCTCGTCGGGCCTGATCGACGTCCAGATCTTCGTCATCGACGTGGCCGGTGGCGACAAGGTGCCCCGCAAGGGCGGGCCCGGGGTCACGTTCTCGGATCTGCTGGTGATCAACAAGACCGACCTCGCGCCGATGGTGGGTGCCGATCTCGACGTCATGCGTCGCGACGCCGCCAAGGTCCGCGGCGAGCGCCCCTTCGTCCTGATCTCCCTGACCCAGGATCCCGCGGCGACCCTGGTGTTGGACTGGGTGCACCAGCAGCTCGCGGTGGCAGTGTAA
- a CDS encoding urease accessory protein UreF, whose translation MSGLATLLVLSDSRLPTGGHVHSGGVEEAVTSGLVVDLVTLRAFLRRRIRTTGLVTASVAAALHAEVLDVEAADLEVDARTPSPAARRASRAQGRGLVRLARKVWPEREWDAVGPTPHLAVAAGVVGAASALLPEQTATSVVYTTMTGSATAAQRLLALDPGDVAALTFELSTLCDLTAAEAAKELADLSDPLLDVLAERHVARDRPLFAS comes from the coding sequence ATGTCCGGTCTCGCCACGCTCCTGGTGCTCTCCGACTCGCGGTTGCCGACCGGGGGACACGTGCACTCCGGCGGGGTCGAGGAAGCCGTGACCAGCGGGTTGGTCGTCGACCTGGTGACGCTGCGCGCGTTCCTGCGGCGGCGGATCAGGACCACCGGACTGGTCACCGCGTCGGTGGCCGCGGCCCTGCACGCGGAGGTGCTCGACGTCGAGGCGGCCGACCTCGAAGTCGATGCCCGCACACCGTCACCCGCGGCGCGGCGCGCCTCCCGAGCCCAGGGCCGCGGACTGGTCCGGCTGGCCCGCAAGGTGTGGCCCGAGCGGGAGTGGGACGCGGTGGGCCCGACGCCGCATCTCGCGGTGGCGGCCGGCGTGGTCGGCGCGGCCAGCGCCCTGCTGCCCGAGCAGACGGCCACCTCGGTGGTGTACACGACCATGACGGGGTCGGCGACGGCCGCCCAGCGTCTGCTCGCGCTCGACCCGGGGGACGTCGCGGCGTTGACGTTCGAACTGTCCACGCTGTGCGACCTGACCGCCGCCGAGGCCGCCAAGGAACTCGCCGATCTCTCCGATCCTCTGCTCGACGTGCTGGCCGAGCGCCACGTCGCGCGCGACCGACCGCTCTTCGCCTCCTGA
- a CDS encoding urease subunit alpha yields MTELSRSRYAALFGPTTGDRIRLADTDLFIEITEDRSGGPGLAGDEAVFGGGKVLRESMGQSRATRADGAPDTVITGVVIVDHWGIIKADVGIRDGRITAIGKAGNPDIMSGVHPDLVVGPSTEVIAGNGRILTAGAIDCHVHLICPQIMEEALGGGITTIVAGGTGPAEGSKATTVTPGAWHLARMLEAVDHWPLNVLLLGKGNTVSADAMWEQLRAGAGGFKLHEDWGTTPAAIDACLTVADAAGVQVNLHSDTLNEAGFVEDTLAAINGRAIHAYHTEGAGGGHAPDIITVVSHPNVLPSSTNPTRPHTVNTLDEHLDMLMVCHHLNPSVPEDLAFAESRIRPSTIAAEDLLHDIGAISMIGSDAQAMGRIGEVVLRTWQTAHVMKKRRGALDGDGAADNNRVRRYVAKYTICPAVAHGLDREIGSVEVGKLADLVLWEPAFFGVRPHAVIKGGMIAWAAMGDANASIPTPQPVLPRPMFGAAPAAAAATSVHFVAPQAIEDGLAERLDVRRRLVAVGDVRHVGKAQMPLNDALPSIQVDPDTFTVTIDGEVWAEQPAAELPMAQRYFLF; encoded by the coding sequence GTGACCGAGCTGTCCCGCAGTCGCTATGCCGCGCTGTTCGGTCCGACCACGGGCGACCGGATCCGACTGGCCGACACCGACCTGTTCATCGAGATCACCGAAGACCGCAGCGGCGGACCGGGATTGGCCGGTGACGAAGCCGTCTTCGGCGGCGGCAAGGTGCTGCGCGAGTCGATGGGTCAGTCGCGGGCCACCCGCGCCGACGGCGCCCCCGACACCGTCATCACCGGCGTGGTGATCGTCGACCACTGGGGAATCATCAAGGCCGACGTCGGGATTCGTGACGGCCGGATCACGGCCATCGGCAAGGCGGGCAACCCGGACATCATGTCCGGCGTGCACCCCGATCTGGTCGTGGGGCCCTCGACCGAGGTCATCGCGGGCAACGGCCGCATCCTGACCGCGGGCGCCATCGACTGCCACGTCCACCTCATCTGTCCGCAGATCATGGAGGAGGCCCTCGGCGGCGGCATCACGACGATCGTCGCCGGCGGCACCGGCCCCGCGGAGGGCAGCAAGGCCACCACGGTGACGCCGGGCGCCTGGCACCTCGCGCGCATGCTCGAGGCGGTCGACCACTGGCCGCTCAACGTCCTGCTGCTCGGCAAGGGCAATACGGTCAGCGCCGACGCGATGTGGGAGCAATTGCGCGCCGGCGCAGGCGGATTCAAGCTGCACGAGGACTGGGGGACCACGCCCGCGGCCATCGATGCCTGCCTCACCGTCGCCGACGCGGCGGGTGTCCAGGTCAACCTGCACTCCGACACGCTCAACGAGGCCGGTTTCGTCGAGGACACCCTGGCCGCGATCAACGGTCGGGCGATCCACGCGTACCACACCGAGGGTGCGGGCGGTGGCCATGCGCCGGACATCATCACCGTGGTGTCGCATCCCAACGTGCTGCCCAGTTCGACGAACCCGACGCGCCCGCACACCGTCAACACCCTCGACGAGCACCTCGACATGCTCATGGTGTGCCACCACCTGAACCCCAGTGTTCCCGAGGATCTCGCATTCGCCGAGAGCCGGATCCGGCCGTCGACGATCGCCGCGGAGGACCTGCTGCACGACATCGGTGCGATCTCGATGATCGGCAGTGACGCCCAGGCGATGGGCCGCATCGGCGAGGTGGTGCTGCGCACCTGGCAGACCGCGCACGTGATGAAGAAGCGCCGCGGCGCCCTCGACGGTGACGGCGCGGCCGACAACAACCGGGTCCGCCGCTACGTCGCCAAGTACACGATCTGCCCGGCCGTCGCGCACGGCCTCGACCGCGAGATCGGTTCGGTCGAGGTGGGCAAGCTCGCGGACCTGGTGCTGTGGGAGCCCGCCTTCTTCGGCGTCCGGCCGCACGCCGTCATCAAGGGCGGCATGATCGCGTGGGCGGCGATGGGCGACGCCAACGCCTCGATCCCCACGCCGCAGCCGGTGCTGCCGCGGCCGATGTTCGGTGCGGCCCCTGCCGCCGCGGCGGCCACGTCGGTGCACTTCGTCGCACCGCAGGCCATCGAGGACGGTCTGGCCGAACGGCTCGACGTCCGGCGACGGCTCGTCGCCGTGGGGGACGTCCGCCACGTCGGCAAGGCCCAGATGCCGCTGAACGACGCGCTCCCCAGCATCCAGGTCGACCCCGATACGTTCACGGTGACCATCGACGGCGAGGTCTGGGCCGAGCAACCGGCCGCCGAACTGCCCATGGCGCAGCGCTACTTCCTGTTCTGA
- a CDS encoding urease subunit beta: MIPGEIVYGDGDIAINEGAQRLTLDVVNTGDRPVQVGSHVHLPQANAALEFDRAAARGHRFDIPAGTAVRFEPGVAQRVSLVPLRGTREVYGLSLNPPGRLDAE; encoded by the coding sequence ATGATTCCCGGAGAGATCGTCTACGGCGACGGTGACATCGCGATCAACGAGGGCGCGCAGCGGCTCACCCTCGACGTCGTCAACACCGGAGACCGACCCGTGCAGGTCGGCAGCCACGTGCACCTGCCGCAGGCCAACGCCGCGCTGGAGTTCGACCGCGCCGCCGCTCGTGGCCACCGCTTCGACATCCCCGCCGGCACCGCGGTGCGCTTCGAACCCGGTGTCGCGCAACGGGTTTCGCTGGTTCCGCTGCGCGGCACGCGCGAGGTGTACGGATTGTCGCTGAACCCGCCAGGAAGGCTGGACGCCGAGTGA
- a CDS encoding urease subunit gamma, translating into MRLSPHEQDRLLISYAAELARRRQARGLRLNHPEAVAIITDHLLEGARDGRTVAELMNSGREVLGRGDVMEGVPEMLDDVQVEATFPDGTKLVTVHHPIP; encoded by the coding sequence ATGCGTCTCTCACCGCACGAGCAGGATCGGCTGCTCATCTCCTACGCGGCCGAGCTCGCCCGTCGCAGGCAGGCGCGTGGCCTGAGGCTGAATCATCCCGAGGCCGTCGCGATCATCACCGACCACCTTCTCGAAGGCGCCCGCGACGGCCGCACCGTCGCCGAGCTGATGAACAGCGGGCGCGAGGTCCTCGGTCGCGGCGACGTCATGGAGGGCGTGCCCGAGATGCTCGACGACGTGCAGGTCGAGGCCACGTTCCCGGACGGCACCAAGCTCGTCACCGTCCACCACCCGATCCCGTGA
- a CDS encoding PaaI family thioesterase, translated as MPGGVGGGFDDEIGLTYLEVTPDGARAELLIGPRHLQPHGIVHGGVYCSVVESVASVSAATWLQANGGGNKVVGVNNNTDFLRAITAGMVTAVATPIHRGRRQQLWLITITDTNDRTVARGQVRLQNLPNEG; from the coding sequence ATGCCGGGTGGCGTGGGCGGCGGATTCGACGACGAGATCGGTCTGACCTACCTCGAGGTGACCCCCGATGGCGCACGGGCCGAACTGCTCATCGGGCCCAGACACCTGCAGCCGCACGGCATCGTGCACGGCGGGGTCTACTGCTCGGTGGTCGAGAGCGTCGCCAGCGTGTCGGCGGCGACCTGGCTGCAGGCCAACGGCGGCGGCAACAAGGTCGTCGGGGTCAACAACAACACCGACTTCCTGCGCGCCATCACCGCGGGCATGGTGACCGCGGTGGCGACGCCGATCCATCGCGGCAGGCGCCAGCAGCTGTGGCTGATCACCATCACCGACACCAACGATCGCACCGTGGCCCGGGGCCAGGTGCGCCTGCAGAACCTGCCGAACGAGGGCTGA
- a CDS encoding iron reductase → MTVSVDDPLIAKMSIRRTLPVHESCRRLRELYPECPRVYGVAVMGDLSRRRWWPLADLLTTDRLDAMFDAAVAESDNRVAIAPQLAATLAHVVVGRVIPLLVLEGRAWDTGVENLWVHVDSEGAIDWVGVVDPTLRALPDDGYFADGGPDAARDRIVALPNEAALTTWVAHRSHRALDPLFARLAAVSRGTMSVASMWHVVGAAVVSAATQVPLLAGASEVTSMRRGQAVLDALMGFGAPVRGRSRPGATKGLLN, encoded by the coding sequence GTGACCGTCTCCGTCGACGACCCGCTGATCGCCAAGATGTCGATCCGCCGCACCCTGCCGGTGCACGAGTCCTGCCGCCGGCTGCGCGAGCTGTATCCGGAGTGCCCGCGCGTCTACGGCGTGGCGGTCATGGGCGACCTGTCGCGACGGCGGTGGTGGCCCCTGGCCGACCTGCTGACCACCGACCGGCTCGATGCGATGTTCGACGCCGCGGTCGCCGAGTCGGACAACCGCGTCGCGATCGCACCGCAGCTGGCCGCCACGCTGGCGCACGTCGTCGTGGGCCGCGTCATTCCCCTGCTCGTCCTGGAGGGGCGCGCCTGGGACACCGGCGTCGAGAACCTCTGGGTGCACGTGGACTCCGAGGGCGCGATCGACTGGGTGGGCGTCGTGGACCCGACGCTGCGGGCGCTGCCCGACGACGGCTACTTCGCCGACGGGGGACCGGATGCGGCCAGGGACCGCATCGTCGCGCTGCCGAACGAGGCCGCGCTGACGACGTGGGTCGCCCACCGCAGTCACCGCGCGCTCGACCCGCTCTTCGCGAGGTTGGCCGCGGTCAGCCGGGGCACGATGTCGGTCGCCTCGATGTGGCACGTCGTCGGCGCCGCGGTCGTGAGCGCCGCGACCCAGGTGCCGCTGCTCGCCGGTGCGAGCGAGGTGACGAGCATGCGCCGCGGGCAGGCCGTCCTCGACGCGCTGATGGGCTTCGGGGCGCCCGTGCGGGGGCGGAGTCGGCCGGGCGCGACGAAGGGCTTGCTTAATTAG
- a CDS encoding BlaI/MecI/CopY family transcriptional regulator codes for MAKQTRLGELEREVMDHLWSSREPQTVRQVHEALATRRDLAYTTIMTVLQRLAKKNLVVQHRDDRAHRYAPTHGRDELVAGLMVDALDQASDFGSREAALVHFVERVGADEAAALRRALAELEAKDGSRVSASNPGTA; via the coding sequence ATGGCCAAGCAAACGCGGCTCGGGGAGCTGGAACGCGAAGTGATGGACCACCTGTGGTCATCGCGCGAACCGCAGACCGTCCGCCAGGTGCACGAAGCACTCGCGACGCGGCGTGATCTCGCCTACACCACGATCATGACGGTCCTGCAGCGCCTGGCGAAGAAGAACCTCGTCGTGCAGCACCGCGACGACCGGGCCCACCGCTACGCCCCCACCCACGGCAGGGACGAACTGGTCGCCGGCCTGATGGTCGACGCCCTCGACCAGGCCTCGGACTTCGGCAGCCGCGAGGCCGCGCTGGTCCACTTCGTCGAGCGCGTCGGCGCCGACGAGGCGGCCGCGCTGCGGCGGGCGCTGGCCGAACTGGAGGCCAAGGACGGTTCTCGCGTATCCGCTAGCAATCCGGGCACCGCCTGA
- a CDS encoding M56 family metallopeptidase, which produces MSALAFSVVALLLIGPVPALLARATWTQRAPRAAVVLWQAVALAAVLSAFSAGIAIASRLFVPGPDGRPTATVTSEIEVLGWPLWLLYVVVFALTLLIGARLIVAVVQVAIATRRRRAHHRMLVDLLGRSMPAHAPRVREDPSPRRSSGLRILDVAQPLAYCLPGVRSRVVVSEGTLSALTDTEVAAILSHEHAHLRARHDLVLEMFTAVHAAFPRFVRSANALDAVRLLIELLADDAAVRTAGPTPLARALVACAASRAPRGALAAGGPHTVTRVRRLAGKPNSVALAAAAYVTAAAVLVVPTVALAVPWLTELHRLITA; this is translated from the coding sequence GTGTCCGCGCTGGCCTTCTCCGTCGTCGCGCTGCTCCTGATCGGGCCAGTGCCTGCGCTGCTCGCGCGCGCGACGTGGACCCAGCGGGCACCCCGGGCCGCGGTCGTCCTGTGGCAGGCCGTCGCCCTAGCCGCCGTGCTCTCGGCGTTCAGCGCGGGCATCGCCATCGCCAGCAGGCTCTTCGTGCCGGGGCCGGACGGTCGCCCGACGGCCACGGTCACCAGTGAGATCGAGGTGCTGGGCTGGCCGCTGTGGCTGCTCTACGTCGTGGTCTTCGCGCTGACCCTGCTCATCGGCGCGCGACTGATCGTGGCCGTCGTGCAGGTCGCGATCGCCACCCGCAGGCGGCGGGCCCACCACCGGATGCTCGTCGACCTGCTCGGGCGCTCGATGCCCGCCCATGCTCCGCGCGTGCGGGAGGACCCGTCGCCGCGGCGTTCCAGCGGACTGCGCATCCTCGACGTCGCGCAGCCGCTCGCATACTGCCTGCCCGGCGTGCGCAGCCGGGTCGTCGTCAGCGAAGGCACCCTGTCCGCGCTGACGGACACCGAGGTGGCCGCGATCCTCAGCCACGAGCACGCGCACCTACGAGCCCGCCACGACCTGGTGCTGGAAATGTTCACCGCGGTGCACGCCGCATTCCCCCGCTTCGTCCGCAGCGCCAACGCGCTCGACGCGGTGCGCCTGCTCATCGAACTGCTCGCCGACGACGCCGCGGTGCGCACCGCGGGCCCGACGCCGCTGGCCAGGGCGCTGGTCGCCTGCGCGGCGAGCCGGGCTCCCCGCGGCGCGCTCGCCGCAGGCGGACCGCACACCGTGACGCGGGTGCGCCGACTCGCGGGCAAGCCGAACAGCGTTGCGCTCGCGGCCGCGGCCTACGTCACCGCCGCCGCGGTGCTCGTCGTGCCGACCGTCGCGCTCGCGGTGCCCTGGCTCACCGAGCTGCACCGACTGATCACCGCGTAG
- the gndA gene encoding NADP-dependent phosphogluconate dehydrogenase, producing MSSSETPSTNGTAQIGVTGLAVMGSNLARNFAHHGYTVALHNRTTAKTDALLEAHGSEGSFVRSETIPEFLAALEKPRRVIIMVKAGDPTDAVIEELADAMEEGDIIIDGGNSLYTDTIRREKAIRERGLHYVGAGISGGEEGALNGPSIMPGGPAESYESLGPLLEEISAHVDGVPCCTHIGPDGSGHFVKMVHNGIEYSDMQLIGEAYQLLRDGLGKSAPEIADIFAEWNEGDLDSYLIEITAEVLKQIDKKTGKPLVDVILDEAEQKGTGRWTVKSALDLGVPVTGIAEAVFARALSGSVAQRKATTGLASGELGEHPTDEARFIDDVSKALYASKIIAYAQGFNQIQAGSNEYDWDITLGDMATIWRGGCIIRAKFLNRIKEAYDEDPQLATLIAAPYFRDAVEAGIDSWRRVVVTATQLGIPIPGFASALSYYDALRTERLPAALTQGLRDFFGAHTYGRIDADHDAKFHTQWSGDRSESPA from the coding sequence GTGAGCTCGTCGGAAACCCCCTCAACCAACGGAACGGCGCAGATCGGGGTCACCGGCCTCGCCGTGATGGGCTCCAACCTCGCACGCAACTTCGCCCACCACGGGTACACCGTGGCGCTGCACAACCGCACGACCGCCAAGACCGACGCCCTGCTGGAGGCCCACGGCTCCGAGGGCTCGTTCGTGCGCAGCGAGACCATTCCGGAATTCCTTGCCGCCCTTGAGAAGCCGCGTCGCGTCATCATCATGGTCAAGGCGGGCGACCCGACCGACGCCGTGATCGAGGAGCTCGCCGACGCGATGGAGGAGGGCGACATCATCATCGACGGCGGCAACTCGCTCTACACCGACACCATCCGCCGCGAGAAGGCGATCCGCGAGCGCGGTCTGCACTACGTCGGCGCGGGCATCTCCGGCGGCGAGGAGGGTGCGCTCAACGGCCCGTCGATCATGCCCGGCGGCCCCGCGGAGTCCTATGAATCCCTCGGCCCCCTGCTGGAGGAGATCTCCGCGCACGTCGACGGCGTGCCCTGCTGCACCCACATCGGTCCCGACGGCTCCGGGCACTTCGTCAAGATGGTGCACAACGGCATCGAGTACTCCGACATGCAGCTGATCGGCGAGGCCTACCAGCTGCTGCGCGACGGGCTCGGCAAGTCCGCCCCCGAGATCGCCGACATCTTCGCCGAATGGAACGAGGGCGATCTGGACAGCTACCTGATCGAGATCACCGCCGAGGTGCTCAAGCAGATCGATAAGAAGACCGGCAAGCCGCTGGTCGACGTGATCCTCGACGAGGCCGAGCAGAAGGGCACCGGCCGCTGGACGGTCAAATCCGCGCTGGATCTCGGCGTCCCCGTCACCGGCATCGCCGAGGCGGTGTTCGCCCGCGCGCTGTCGGGTTCGGTGGCCCAGCGCAAGGCCACGACGGGGCTGGCCTCCGGTGAGCTGGGCGAGCACCCCACCGACGAGGCCCGGTTCATCGACGACGTCAGCAAGGCGCTCTACGCGTCGAAGATCATCGCCTACGCCCAGGGCTTCAACCAGATTCAGGCTGGCAGCAACGAGTACGACTGGGACATCACGCTCGGCGACATGGCCACCATCTGGCGCGGCGGCTGCATCATCCGCGCGAAGTTCCTCAACCGCATCAAGGAGGCCTACGACGAGGACCCGCAGCTGGCCACGCTGATCGCCGCGCCCTACTTCCGCGATGCGGTCGAGGCGGGCATCGACAGCTGGCGCCGCGTCGTGGTCACCGCCACGCAGCTCGGCATCCCCATCCCCGGCTTCGCCTCCGCGCTGTCCTACTACGACGCCCTGCGCACCGAGCGGTTGCCCGCAGCGCTGACCCAGGGCCTGCGCGACTTCTTCGGCGCGCACACCTACGGCCGCATCGACGCCGACCACGACGCCAAGTTCCACACCCAGTGGAGCGGTGACCGCAGCGAGTCGCCTGCGTGA